A single Nicotiana tabacum cultivar K326 chromosome 5, ASM71507v2, whole genome shotgun sequence DNA region contains:
- the LOC142180888 gene encoding uncharacterized protein LOC142180888 — protein MEYLNRRMKTLRRQPDFNFHPKCEKLNVTHLGFADDLLFFCRGDPISVRMIYECFQEFSKSSGLAANTEKISIYFGGVCREDQEDIMQSLGFTKGELPFRYLGIPLSDKKTSVVQFKPLMDRMLSKITSCTAKFLSYAGRVQLIKSVLFSIQIFWSQVFVLPKKVVQLIESLCRRFLWTGGTEISKKALIAWDRLCHPKSAGGLGLLDIYAWNMAAICKHLWNVCGKKERLWIKWVRAYYIKHGRVWDARVDRASWVVRKILNAKEVFEQAGCNEMQVTQMITFSTKGMYCKIRGEFQKVIWKRLICNNLGAPRWVFILYIAIHERLLTKDRFAKWKHVDDLKCPMCNNEDESINHLFFQYCYSATVWDRILGWQDINRKSMGWHDEMRWVVRYGQEKSDTASMYRLTLAGCLYCIWQERNMKLFQHKRRTSEIL, from the coding sequence ATGGAATATTTGAATAGGAGAATGAAGACTTTAAGAAGACAACCAGATTTTAATTTCCATCCAAAATGTGAGAAACTGAATGTTACTCATTTAGGATTTGCTGATGATTTGTTGTTCTTTTGTAGAGGAGATCCTATATCAGTTAGAATGATTTATGAATGCTTCCAGGAATTTTCTAAATCTTCTGGGCTGGCAGCAAATACTGAGAAGATCTCCATTTATTTTGGAGGTGTATGTAGAGAGGATCAAGAAGACATAATGCAGAGTTTGGGGTTCACAAAAGGGGAGCTGCCTTTCAGATACCTGGGGATCCCTCTGAGTGATAAAAAGACCAGTGTGGTACAGTTTAAACCACTGATGGATAGAATGCTAAGCAAAATTACATCGTGTACTGCAAAATTCTTATCTTATGCTGGACGTGTCCAATTGATAAAATCTGTACTATTTTCCATTCAAATTTTCTGGTCGCAAGTTTTTGTATTACCTAAGAAAGTGGTGCAATTGATTGAATCATTATGCAGAAGGTTCTTATGGACTGGTGGAACTGAAATATCAAAGAAAGCCTTAATAGCGTGGGAtcgactatgccatcctaaatcTGCTGGGGGTCTAGGATTACTGGACATATATGCTTGGAACATGGCAGCCATATGTAAGCATCTATGGAATGTATGTGGGAAAAAGGAAAGACTTTGGATTAAATGGGTTCGTGCTTACTATATCAAACATGGTAGAGTATGGGATGCAAGGGTGGATAGAGCTTCATGGGTGGTCAGAAAAATTTTGAATGCGAAAGAAGTGTTTGAACAAGCTGGATGCAATGAAATGCAGGTAACTCAAATGATTACATTCTCCACAAAAGGGATGTATTGCAAAATTAGGGGAGAATTTCAAAAAGTTATCTGGAAGAGACTAATATGCAATAACTTAGGGGCACCAAGATGGGTGTTCATATTATACATTGCTATTCATGAAAGATTGCTTACAAAGGATAGGTTCGCAAAGTGGAAGCATGTGGATGATTTGAAATGTCCTATGTGCAACAATGAAGATGAATCCATAAATCACCTATTTTTTCAATATTGTTACTCTGCAACTGTCTGGGACAGGATATTGGGATGGCAAGATATTAACAGGAAATCTATGGGATGGCATGATGAAATGAGATGGGTTGTGAGATATGGGCAGGAGAAGTCTGATACTGCTTCTATGTATAGACTGACTTTGGCTGGATGTTTGTATTGCATTTGGCAGGAGAGGAACATGAAGCTGTTTCAACACAAGAGGCGAACTAGTGAGATACTGTAA